The DNA region GATGGCCAGGACGATGAGCGGGATCGTCATCGTGCTGGGCGACTCGTGCGGGTGAACGTCACTCCTCCAGCGCTTCTCGCCTCCGAAGGTGAGCACCATGAGTCGGGTCATGTAGAACGCGGTGATCCCGGCACCGACGAGGGCGAGCAGGCCGAATGCCCAACCACGTTCCCACGCGGCCTCGATGATCGGGTCCTTGGAGAAGAATCCGGCGAAGCCCGGGAAGCCGATGATGGCGAGGTAACCACAGGCGAACGTCCAGAAGGTGATCGGCATGGCCTTGCGCAGGGCACCGAAGTGGTACATGTCCGTGTCCTCACCCATGCCATGCATCACCGACCCGGAGCCGAGGAACATGTTGGCCTTGAAGGCCCCGTGGGTGAGCAGGTGGAAGATGGCCAGCGCGGCACCGGCCGGTCCCAGACCCGCGGCAAGCATCATGTAGCCGATCTGCGACATGGTCGAACCGGCGAGGACACGCTTGATGTCCTTGTGCGCCGAACCGATCCAGGCGCCGAACAGCAGGGTGACAGTGCCGACGATCGCCACGGCCAGGGAGGCTGCCTCGGTCTGTGCGTAGACGGCGTGTGACCGCACCACGAGGTAGACGCCGGCAGTGACCATCGTCGCCGCGTGGATGAGCGCCGACACCGGGGTCGGGCCCTCCATGGCATCCATGAGCCAGGCCTGCAACGGCACCTGGGCAGACTTTCCACAGGCAGCCAGCAGCAGGAGGAAGCCCAGCAGGGTGGCGTACCCACTTGACAGGCTCGAAGCCTTGGCACTCACCTCGGCGAAGTTCAGCGTCCCCAGCTGGGCCAGGAAGGTGAACATCGCCATGACCATGCCGAGGTCACCGATGCGGTTCATGATGAAGGCCTTGTTGCCGGCAGCCGCTGCGCTCGGCTTCTGGAACCAGAAGCCGATGAGCAGGTAGGAGCACAGCCCCACGCCCTCCCATCCGAAGAAGACGAGAAGGTAGTTGTCGGCCAGCACCAACGTCAGCATCGAGGCGATGAAGAGGTTGAGGTAGGCGAAGAACCGACGGCGGTCGGGATCCTGCGCCATGTAACCGATCGAGTAGATGTGAATGAGGGATCCCACGAACGTGACCAGCAGGACGAAGAGGATCGACAGCTGATCGACGAGCAGGCCCACCTTGAGGTCCCAGGCGCCCGTGTCGATGAGCGAGTAGACCGGGACGGACACGGCACGCCGGCCCTCGTCACGCCCCAGCAGCTGGATGAAGAGCACCAGCCCGACGACGAACGAGAAGATGAGGGCCAGGGTCGCGAGGACGTGCCCCCAGGCGTCGGAGCGCCTGCCCAGCACGAGCAGGAGCCCGGCGATGACCAGCGGCACGGCGATCATCAGCCAGGCAAGGCTGAACAGACCATCGGCCGGCACCGGAGCAACGGTTTCCAACAAGTACACGCCGACACTCCTCAGTACTTCAGTAGGTTGACGTCGTCGACCGAGGTCGAGCGACGAGATCGGTAGATGGTGACGATGATGGCCAGGCCGACCGTCACCTCGGCAGCAGCCACGATCATGACGAAGAACGCCCCGATCTGGCCGTCAAGGGCACCGTGGACGTGCGAGAACGTCACGAGCACCAAGTTCGCAGCATTGAGCATGAGCTCCACGGACATCAGCGACAGGATCGCGTTGCGACGCAGCAGGAAGCCCAGCACCCCGAAGGCGAAGAGGATCGCCGAGAGGATCAGGTAGTAGTTCGGGTTCATTCCAGCTCTCCTTCGACCTCACGACGAGAGGCACTGATCGTGGCGAATGCGCTGGCCGTGGGAGCCTTGAGCTCACCGGCGTCAATGATGCCGCCACGGCTGGCCAGGGCCTCGGAGACCGAGGCCTGGGCCACCGTGCCATCGGGCAGCAGGGCGGGGGCACCGATCTCATTGCTTCGGGCGTACACGCCCGGGGCCGGGTGGGAAGCCAGCTGGGCGCCGTCGTTGAGGTAGGCATCCATACGATCGGACATGCGCTCCGGCTGCCCCTTCTTGCGGTGCAGACGCTCGCCGTGGGCCAGCACCATCGTGCCGAGCGCAGCGGTGATGAGCAGCGCCGAGGTCGCCTCGAAGGGGATGACGTACTGGGTGAAGATGAGCACGGCCAGCGAGTGGACGTTGTCGCCGTGGGCCGCATTGGCCTTCTCCAGACCGACTGCGGCGTCGGTACCGATGTTGCCCACCGTCACGGCATGTCCCACGGCAACGACGAGCATGGCACCGATGCCGATGGCGGCGATGGTCGACGCCACGCGGTGGGAACGCAGGGTGTCGGCCAACGATTCCGAGGTGTCGACGCCGACGAGCATCACGACGAAGAGGAACAGCATGAGGATCGCACCGGTGTAGACGATGATCTGCACCACGAAGAGGAAGGGTGCCTGCATGCTGGCATACTGCACGGCGAGGCTGATCATGATGACGGCCAGGAACAGTGCCGAGTGCACCGGCTTCCTGGCCACGACCATACCGAGCGCGGCCAGCACCATGATGGGTGCGAGCGTCCAGAAGGCCCAGTGCGACGCCGTCACCATGGGCACGGCCACGGTGCACGGCGTGAGGGCCATCGTCAATGTGTTCATTTCACGGCCCCCTGCGAGTCATGACGTGCCGTACGAGTGTCCGGCTTTCCGGTGGCAGGCAACCCCAGGAAGTAGTCCTTCTCGTCGTCACCGAGACGACGTGGATGCGGGGGCTGCTCCATGCCGGAGACCAGCGGGGCCAGCAACTCATCCTTGGTCCAGATGTGCTTGGCGCGAGTGGTGTCTGCCATCTTGAAGTCGTTGGTCATCGTCAACGCCCTGGTGGGGCACGCCTCGATGCACATCCCGCACAGGATGCAGCGCAGATAGTTGATCTGGTAGACGCGTCCGTACCGTTCACCCGGGGAGTAGCGCTCCTCGTCGGTGTTGGCACCGGCCTCGACGTAGATGGCGTCGGCTGGGCAGGCCCAGGCGCACAGCTCGCAGCCGACACACTTCTCCAGCCCGTCGGGCCAGCGGTTGAGTTGATGACGCCCGTGGAACCGGGGCGCCATGACCTTCTCCTTGCCCTTCTTCGGATACTCCTGGGTGAAGGTCTTGCGGAACATCGTCCGGAAGGTGATTCCGAACCCTGACCAGGCTCCCATCAGTTGTCTCCCTTCGGGGTCTCGGGCACGTTCGACGTGGCTCCGGCCAGCGGCACGTTCTCGCCACCAGGTGCCGAGACGGTCTCACCGGAGACGATGGCATTGGCCGTCACCAGTTTCTGACCAGGCAGCGGAGGCACCGGGTAGCCACCGGCGAAGGCGTCGAACTCCTCACTGACCGACTGTTTCTCGGGCTCACCTGCGTCCCCACCGAAGGCCCACGCGATGAGGGCTGCCACGCCGATACCGGCGAACACCATGAACAGCGGGTTGTAGGAGGCACCCTGGGAGCCGATCGAGCGCAGTGCGGCCACGATGACGAGCCACACGAGGGCGATCGGGATGAGTGCCTTCCACCCCATCTGCATGTAGTGGTCGTACCGGAACCGCGGAATCGCGGCGCGCACCCACACGAAGAAGAAGATGACCAGCTGCACCTTGATGAAGAACCACAACAGCCCCCACCAGCCGGAGTCGATGACGCCGATGTGGTTGAACGGCCACGGGGCACGGTAGCCACCGAGGAACAGGGTGACGCACACGGCTGACAGGGTGGCCATGTTGATGTACTCGGCCAGGTAGTACATGCCGTAGGGGAAACCGGAGTACTCGGTGCTGTAGCCGGAGACGAGCTCGGACTCACATTCGGGCATGTCGAAGGGCAGTCGGTTCGACTCGCCGAACATCGTGATGACGTAGATGAGGAAGCTGGGCAGGAGCATGAGCCAGTAGTGGCCGGGGACTCCGAGGCTCGCATCACCGAACATGATCGGGGTGGCCTGGGCCTCGACGATTCCCGAGGTGGACATCGTCCCGGAGAACATGAACACCGACACGAGCGTGAGGCTCATCGCGACCTCGTAGGAGATCATCGACGCCGAGGACCGCAGCGAGCCAAGCATCGAGTAACTGCCGGCCGACGACCATCCAGCCAGCACGATGCCGTACACACCGATGGACGAGATGGCCAGGATGAACAGCACGGCGACCGGCACGTCGGTGATCTGCAGATTGGTCTGGTGCCCGAACATCGACACCTGACCGCCCAGCGGGATCACCGCCCACGAGCTGAATGCCGCGACGCCGGCAATGATCGGCGCCAGGCTGAAGACGAAGCTGTCCGCCCCCTTGGGCTTGACGATCTCCTTGAAGACGAGTTTCAGCCCGTCACCGACGGCCTGGAACACACCGCCGGCCCACGCCGAGTTCATGACGGGACCGATGCGGTTCTGCATCTTCGCCAGAACGCGACGCTCGAACCACACGTTGACGATGGTCCACGCCAACAGGATGACGAAGAGAAGGACCACCTTGACCAGCACGAGCCACCACGGGTCCTGTCCGAATGGGGCTACTGCGAACGGATTCATGCCACACCTCCCTTGTCACCATGGACCTTGTCGATCTGAACGGATTGCCCAGCTCGAGCCGGAGCCGAACCGGTGCCGCAGTGCGCAGGCACCCACACGACGCCGTCGATCATGGACTCCTCGATGCTCACGGGCACCTCCACCGAGTCACCGGCGGCAAACGTGACATTCAACACGTCAGCATTGCCGAGGTCGTGATCGGAGGCGGTCCTCGGGCTCACGCGCGCCACCAGCGGACGGGCAGTCCGGCGCAGGGCCTGCGAGCCATCGAGGCAGGCGGAGTCGTCGAGCAGTTCCCGCCACGTGTCGAGGACGAGACCACCATGTCGTTCGGGGGCGGGCGGGGCGACCACGGTGGACTCGGACTGTCCGCGTCCTTCCCAGTCACCCAGCTCGAGCCAGGCCTGATGGGCCTGGCTGACGGTGCGCATCCCCAACGGGGTGCCCATCGCGTCGGCCAGGGCTGCCAACACGCGAATCTCGTTCATCGGGGTGCGAGGCTGCTTGTTGATGACGCGCACCCGACCGGGGCGGTGCTCCCAGTCGAGGAAGGTCCCAGAGGTCTCCTCCAGCAGACACACCGGGAAGACGACGTCGGCACGCTCGGTCACCTCGCTGCAACGCTGCTCCAGGCTGACGACGAAGCCAGCCTTGTCAAATGCCTGTCGGGCGGCCTGTGGATCGGGCAGGTCGGACAGCTGGACACTGGAGACCATGACCGCCTCGAGACTGCCATCAACCAGGGCATCGAGCATCTGGGGAGTGGTGCGGCCGGGCTGATCGGGCAGCGACTCGACCCCCCATGCAGCTGCGACGTCCACCCGAGCCTTGGCGTCGGTGACAGGACGTCCGCCGGGCAGCAGGGTGGGCAGACAGCCAGCCTCCACGGCACCGACCTCACCGGCGCGGCGTGGCACCCAGGCCATCCGGGCGTCGCGGGTACGGCACAGGTCGATGACGGTGGCGAGTGCTCCTGGTGCAGTCGCGGCGCGCTCACCGACGAGGATGACGGTGTCCTCGTCAATGGTTCCCTGTTCGGCAAGACGTACCAGCGACGCGGCCTCGTCACCGGGCGCAGTCGGCACCAGAGTGGCGCCGAGCTTGCGGGAACCCCGGCTGAGATGACTGCCCACGGTGAGCACCGGCAGCTTCATCTTGCGCCATGCCTTGCGCAGACGCAGGAAGATCATCGGGCACTCGTCCTCGGGCTCGAGATCCACCAGGACGACCTTGCCGGCCTTCTGCAGGTCTGCATAGGTCACCGACCCCTCCAACGTTGCCCCGGCAACCTGGCTGGCGAGGAAGGCATCCTCCTCGGTGCTGGTGGCGCGAGCCCGGAAGTCGATGTCGTTGGTGCCCAGCACGGTGCGTGCGAAACGCGACCAGGCCAGGTTCGTCTCGACGGTGAGACGTCCACCGGTGAGCACACCGGCAGACCTTGCCCTCGTCAGTCCGGCGACGGCTGCGTCAATGGCCTCGGCCCAGGAGGCTGGCTCCAGCGTGCCGTTCCGACGCACCATCGGAGTGGTGATGCGGTCGTCACCGCGCGCGGAGAGGAACCCGAACCGGCCACGGTCACAGTTCCACTCCTCGTTGACCTCGGGGCGGTTGCCGGCATTGCGACGTTTGACCTGGTAGTGCCGGTGATCGGTGCGCAGCTCGCACCCGGCAGCACAGTTCTCGCACGTCGTCGTCGTGGAGACGAGGTCGAACGGGCGGCTGCGGAATCGGTACTCGGCGCTGGTGAGCGCTCCCACCGGGCAGATCTGGATGACGTTGCCCGAGAAGTACGAGTCGTAGGGGGTCTCGGTGTACGGCCCGATCTGGGAGACGGCACCGCGCTCCAGCAGATGGATGAGCGGGTCACCGGAGATCTGGTCGGAGAACCGGGTGCAGCGCTGGCACAGCACGCACCGCTCCCGGTCCAGCAGGATCTGGGCCGAGATGTTGATGGGCTTGGGGTAGGTGCGTTTGACGCCTTCGTACCGTGACTCACCACGTCCGTGTGACATGGCCTGGTTCTGCAACGGGCACTCACCGCCCTTGTCGCAGATGGGGCAGTCCAGCGGATGGTTGATGAGCAGCAGCTCGAGGATTCCCGCCTGGGACTTGCGGGCCAGTTCGGAGGACTCCGCCGTCTTGACGATCATGCCCTCGG from Cutibacterium granulosum includes:
- the nuoL gene encoding NADH-quinone oxidoreductase subunit L yields the protein MIAVPLVIAGLLLVLGRRSDAWGHVLATLALIFSFVVGLVLFIQLLGRDEGRRAVSVPVYSLIDTGAWDLKVGLLVDQLSILFVLLVTFVGSLIHIYSIGYMAQDPDRRRFFAYLNLFIASMLTLVLADNYLLVFFGWEGVGLCSYLLIGFWFQKPSAAAAGNKAFIMNRIGDLGMVMAMFTFLAQLGTLNFAEVSAKASSLSSGYATLLGFLLLLAACGKSAQVPLQAWLMDAMEGPTPVSALIHAATMVTAGVYLVVRSHAVYAQTEAASLAVAIVGTVTLLFGAWIGSAHKDIKRVLAGSTMSQIGYMMLAAGLGPAGAALAIFHLLTHGAFKANMFLGSGSVMHGMGEDTDMYHFGALRKAMPITFWTFACGYLAIIGFPGFAGFFSKDPIIEAAWERGWAFGLLALVGAGITAFYMTRLMVLTFGGEKRWRSDVHPHESPSTMTIPLIVLAILSVVAGFAMNGWIAGWLAPATGAEVPEGGVFHWSLIGIINLVVVAVGILLGWFLNRARVPGEEPATSNPFALASRHYLYGDAINNAVVIQPARGIGRGVGLFDKGIIDGLVMGGSAVVAACSQGLRKLQNGAVRTYGLTMAYGVIIVCLVVILGRMA
- the nuoK gene encoding NADH-quinone oxidoreductase subunit NuoK, translated to MNPNYYLILSAILFAFGVLGFLLRRNAILSLMSVELMLNAANLVLVTFSHVHGALDGQIGAFFVMIVAAAEVTVGLAIIVTIYRSRRSTSVDDVNLLKY
- a CDS encoding NADH-quinone oxidoreductase subunit J, translated to MALTPCTVAVPMVTASHWAFWTLAPIMVLAALGMVVARKPVHSALFLAVIMISLAVQYASMQAPFLFVVQIIVYTGAILMLFLFVVMLVGVDTSESLADTLRSHRVASTIAAIGIGAMLVVAVGHAVTVGNIGTDAAVGLEKANAAHGDNVHSLAVLIFTQYVIPFEATSALLITAALGTMVLAHGERLHRKKGQPERMSDRMDAYLNDGAQLASHPAPGVYARSNEIGAPALLPDGTVAQASVSEALASRGGIIDAGELKAPTASAFATISASRREVEGELE
- the nuoI gene encoding NADH-quinone oxidoreductase subunit NuoI, whose product is MGAWSGFGITFRTMFRKTFTQEYPKKGKEKVMAPRFHGRHQLNRWPDGLEKCVGCELCAWACPADAIYVEAGANTDEERYSPGERYGRVYQINYLRCILCGMCIEACPTRALTMTNDFKMADTTRAKHIWTKDELLAPLVSGMEQPPHPRRLGDDEKDYFLGLPATGKPDTRTARHDSQGAVK
- the nuoH gene encoding NADH-quinone oxidoreductase subunit NuoH → MNPFAVAPFGQDPWWLVLVKVVLLFVILLAWTIVNVWFERRVLAKMQNRIGPVMNSAWAGGVFQAVGDGLKLVFKEIVKPKGADSFVFSLAPIIAGVAAFSSWAVIPLGGQVSMFGHQTNLQITDVPVAVLFILAISSIGVYGIVLAGWSSAGSYSMLGSLRSSASMISYEVAMSLTLVSVFMFSGTMSTSGIVEAQATPIMFGDASLGVPGHYWLMLLPSFLIYVITMFGESNRLPFDMPECESELVSGYSTEYSGFPYGMYYLAEYINMATLSAVCVTLFLGGYRAPWPFNHIGVIDSGWWGLLWFFIKVQLVIFFFVWVRAAIPRFRYDHYMQMGWKALIPIALVWLVIVAALRSIGSQGASYNPLFMVFAGIGVAALIAWAFGGDAGEPEKQSVSEEFDAFAGGYPVPPLPGQKLVTANAIVSGETVSAPGGENVPLAGATSNVPETPKGDN
- a CDS encoding NADH-quinone oxidoreductase subunit G codes for the protein MSVDTKNDEVVAKENLVTLTIDGEPVSVPKGTLIIRAAEQNGTVIPRFCDHPLLDPAGACRECLVEIPDAGNGRGFPKPQPACTMPVAEGMIVKTAESSELARKSQAGILELLLINHPLDCPICDKGGECPLQNQAMSHGRGESRYEGVKRTYPKPINISAQILLDRERCVLCQRCTRFSDQISGDPLIHLLERGAVSQIGPYTETPYDSYFSGNVIQICPVGALTSAEYRFRSRPFDLVSTTTTCENCAAGCELRTDHRHYQVKRRNAGNRPEVNEEWNCDRGRFGFLSARGDDRITTPMVRRNGTLEPASWAEAIDAAVAGLTRARSAGVLTGGRLTVETNLAWSRFARTVLGTNDIDFRARATSTEEDAFLASQVAGATLEGSVTYADLQKAGKVVLVDLEPEDECPMIFLRLRKAWRKMKLPVLTVGSHLSRGSRKLGATLVPTAPGDEAASLVRLAEQGTIDEDTVILVGERAATAPGALATVIDLCRTRDARMAWVPRRAGEVGAVEAGCLPTLLPGGRPVTDAKARVDVAAAWGVESLPDQPGRTTPQMLDALVDGSLEAVMVSSVQLSDLPDPQAARQAFDKAGFVVSLEQRCSEVTERADVVFPVCLLEETSGTFLDWEHRPGRVRVINKQPRTPMNEIRVLAALADAMGTPLGMRTVSQAHQAWLELGDWEGRGQSESTVVAPPAPERHGGLVLDTWRELLDDSACLDGSQALRRTARPLVARVSPRTASDHDLGNADVLNVTFAAGDSVEVPVSIEESMIDGVVWVPAHCGTGSAPARAGQSVQIDKVHGDKGGVA